Proteins encoded together in one Spodoptera frugiperda isolate SF20-4 chromosome 15, AGI-APGP_CSIRO_Sfru_2.0, whole genome shotgun sequence window:
- the LOC118278015 gene encoding uncharacterized protein LOC118278015, with product MKTAELRIAGLDDSVTTEEVVAAAARSGECPPDNVRAGDIRADASGLGVVWIRCPVASAKKIAESGRLLIGWVAARVKLLQPRALQCFRCLEKGHVRAKCTAEIDRSDLCYRCGQPGHKATQCSAALNCSLCSAAGKPAGHKVGGGACGAPATNKAQTRRKKNKKRSSKPAGETSPPPQARNSAADSRSRTVAEGMDCQ from the coding sequence ATGAAAACCGCAGAGCTGCGGATTGCTggtctggacgactccgtgaccaCCGAGGAGGTGGTGGCGGCCGCTGCCCGAAGTGGTGAGTGTCCGCCAGACAATGTGCGGGCCGGCGATATACGCGCTGACGCCTCTGGACTCGGCGTGGTCTGGATTCGGTGCCCCGTGGCGTCAGCGAAGAAAATCGCTGAAAGCGGCAGGTTGCTGATTGGCTGGGTTGCAGCGCGGGTAAAACTGCTGCAGCCCCGGGCTCTGCAGTGCTTCCGGTGCCTGGAGAAGGGGCACGTCCGGGCAAAATGCACCGCCGAGATCGACCGTAGTGATCTTTGCTatcgctgcggtcagcccggccACAAAGCGACCCAGTGTTCCGCAGCGCTCAACTGCAGTCTTTGCTCGGCTGCAGGAAAACCGGCGGGACACAAAGTGGGCGGAGGGGCCTGTGGTGCACCCGCCACCAACAAGGCCCAAACGAGGAGGAAAAAGAACAAGAAGAGGAGCTCTAAGCCTGCCGGGGAAACCTCGCCACCCCCGCAGGCCAGAAACTCCGCGGCCGACTCCCGGTCCAGGACTGTTGCCGAGGGAATGGACTGTCAATAA